Proteins from one Blastocatellia bacterium genomic window:
- a CDS encoding nitrilase: MRVAFYQFAPEQGAVEKNRERLAAVLEGLEADLVVLPELATTGYLFASREELYHQAEPVPGPTTDQLQACAQRRGTHIVIGIAERVNNRCYNSAVLIGPQGVIGIYRKMHLFHEEKELFHPGDLGFPIFNVNGVKVGLLVCFDHFFPEAARTLALQGAQVICHPSNLILPGLGQLTTRVRALENRVFWILANRIGTETRGSQSLTFTGESQIIAPDGTLLVQATSQEERVGLVEIDPMRACDKRVTALNDLFADRRPTWYRL, translated from the coding sequence ATGCGCGTCGCCTTTTATCAATTCGCCCCAGAGCAGGGAGCCGTGGAGAAGAATCGAGAGCGTCTGGCGGCCGTTCTCGAAGGACTGGAAGCTGATCTCGTCGTCTTGCCCGAGCTGGCGACAACGGGGTATCTCTTCGCGAGCCGAGAAGAGCTGTATCATCAGGCGGAACCCGTCCCTGGTCCGACGACGGACCAGCTTCAAGCGTGCGCCCAGCGACGCGGCACCCACATCGTGATTGGGATCGCCGAACGCGTCAACAATCGCTGCTACAATAGCGCCGTCTTGATCGGGCCGCAGGGCGTCATCGGGATCTACCGCAAGATGCATTTGTTTCACGAGGAGAAGGAGCTCTTCCATCCGGGCGATCTCGGCTTCCCGATCTTCAACGTGAACGGGGTGAAAGTCGGCTTGCTCGTGTGCTTCGATCATTTCTTCCCGGAAGCGGCCCGGACGCTGGCTCTGCAAGGTGCACAAGTGATTTGTCATCCCTCGAATTTGATCTTGCCGGGATTGGGACAGCTCACGACGCGCGTTCGTGCGCTGGAGAATCGCGTCTTCTGGATCTTGGCTAACCGCATTGGCACGGAGACGCGTGGCTCGCAAAGCTTGACCTTCACCGGAGAGAGTCAGATCATCGCCCCCGACGGGACGCTCCTCGTCCAGGCGACGTCTCAGGAAGAACGCGTGGGCTTGGTCGAGATAGACCCTATGCGCGCGTGCGATAAGCGGGTCACGGCGCTCAATGATCTCTTCGCTGATCGCCGTCCGACGTGGTATCGCCTGTGA